One genomic window of Caldivirga maquilingensis IC-167 includes the following:
- a CDS encoding indolepyruvate oxidoreductase subunit beta — protein sequence MKMNIYLTGVGGQGLITFASVLGQAALHSGLKALVAETHGLSQRGGSVDVHLRIGNVHAPLIPRGNADIIVAFELLEAFRALNYANDNTVIVVNKRLIRPPTTRAKIPSINELVSELRKMNNTVYVIDAYNEALKLGNAIFENMVMLGALYSVSDVSKFISTKAIEESIKEVIKREREENIKAFHVGMGLINTQRQ from the coding sequence ATGAAGATGAACATATATTTAACCGGCGTTGGTGGTCAAGGATTAATCACCTTCGCCTCAGTGCTTGGTCAAGCAGCATTGCATTCCGGACTTAAGGCACTGGTGGCTGAGACCCATGGATTAAGCCAGAGGGGTGGTTCCGTAGACGTACATCTAAGGATCGGTAATGTACATGCACCCTTAATACCTAGGGGGAATGCAGACATTATAGTGGCCTTTGAATTACTGGAAGCCTTTAGGGCATTGAACTACGCTAATGATAACACCGTGATAGTGGTTAATAAGCGATTAATCAGACCACCAACCACTAGAGCCAAAATACCCAGTATCAATGAATTAGTAAGCGAGTTACGTAAGATGAATAACACTGTTTACGTAATTGATGCCTACAATGAAGCCCTTAAGCTCGGTAACGCGATCTTTGAGAACATGGTAATGTTAGGAGCCTTGTACTCAGTATCCGATGTGAGTAAATTCATAAGTACGAAGGCAATTGAGGAATCAATTAAAGAGGTTATCAAGAGGGAGCGGGAGGAAAATATAAAGGCATTCCATGTAGGTATGGGGCTCATTAATACGCAAAGGCAATAA